The Reichenbachiella carrageenanivorans region CTTGCTCCAACCCTGTGAGTCTCTATACGAAACATATAAATCCGACGCGCCAAACCCGCCAGGCATATCAGATGAAAATATCAATACCGAACCATCTTCGCTGATAGCTGGCGCACCTATAGAGTAGTTGTCATCGTTGTAGACAAAGGGTGTTTCGTTGACCCATTGCTGGAGGTTCGAATCCCAATTGGCAAAGAAAAGTTTGAGATTAGTAACGCCATTTTTGCCCTTCTTGAGCTTTTTTCTATCTAGGTTATTTCTCGTATATACTACTGATTGTTGATGATTGTAAAAAACCAATGGGCCTTCGTGAAATTTAGTATTCAACCCTCCCTCATAATAACCTATAGCTTCATCCGAATTACTAAAATAGTAGTAATCAAGGAAATTGGACTCGTCCCAGTTGAATTCATGCTTAACCCACATAGATCGTGGTCTTGACGATACAAACATAATTCCATCCTTAAAAAATGCAGGACTAAAATCCGATCCTTTAGAGTTTCCCACTATTGGTTCAATTATTACTTGATCTTTATTGATGAAAAACTGATCTATGTCTTCTAATGCAGCCAACTTCCTGCTGCTTCTAGAGTCAGATTTGGCCTCTACATGATACTGCCCATACCAATACTTGGCTTCTGTATATTTTTGATTACTCAAAAGTGCTTCTGCCAAATAAAAGTAGAAATCTGTATGAGTAGTGTCGCTTTCGATTGCTTTTTTAAACCAAACTTCTGCGCTATCTGGCTGGTTGAGGTTTCGATACGACAAGGCTACTTGACTGATAGCATACTTTTGACTTGCGTCCTTTTTTAACACGAGTTTATAATATGTTACTGCATTAGCGTAACTAAATTCGTTGAATTCTTTGTCTGCCTTGCGCAATACACTAGATGTGATTGTCTGACCACACAGTGGCAAACTGAATTGCACAACTAGTATCAGGGTATATATTTTTCTTTGCATGAAGTCATTTTATATATGCTAGCTGTTTTTTTCTTTGGCTCGTAGAGACTCTCTATTCCTCAGATACTTCGCCATTCTCAATTCTATGGGCAATAGGACCAAGGCCAACGCCAAATTAGCACATACCTGAAAAATGGGTGTCTCACCTACAATTGATTCTATATATGGCTCCAATTCGGTATGGATATATTCGAAAACAATAAATAGACTCACATATACCATTAGTCTAATAACAAACAAATTTTGCCCCTTGGCCGAAATCAAATAGGTGATAGAAAATAGGGCAACCATTATCGAAATCTGTAGCAGATAAAACCACCATTTTTTCCAATAAGGCGAATCTATAACGAAATCTATTTCTTCATAATTGTCGTTCCAAAACTGTGAATGATCTGACTCCCTGATCCTAAAGGTATATTTTCCAGGGTCAAGATTGGTGAAAGTGGCCATGTTGACAGACGTGATAGGCGACCACTGCTTGTCGTAACCTTCTAATTGATATTGATAGAATATGCCCTCCGGTTTTTTTAAATTAATCGATACAAAATCAAAAGTGAGGTGATTCTCTTTGTAGTTGAATCTCAAGTCATTTGGAAGCATATCGTCCAACTTTGCTTGCTTGCTATGGGCCAATAGATCGACACGCTCAAAAAAGACACGTATGTCTTGAATATGAGTTCGTCTTTTTTCAATACGATGCTGGATGTGAGGCAGAATCACTTTAGTAACACCATAAGGATTCCCAAACCAAATATTGCCTTTAGCGTCTTTGGTTACTGCATTAAGTATTGCCTCTGTCTCCCCTAGTTCGCTTGGGTGGTTAAACCTTCTGACTATACCATAAGAAGATTGAATCAGGCTTAGTCCTTTGCGATGTCCTACCCAGACCTGCCCTGCACTATCTACTTCTACTGCATTACAAAAATTGGAAAGCAATCCTGTTTCTTCATCGAATCGCTGAAAATTGTTGCCATTGAAACTGTACAGTCCTGATCCAGATGTCGCGATCCAGATCATACCTGTTTGATCTTGAGAAATACTATTTATATCTCTGGCGGGAAAAACATCATCTTTGGTCAGAAAAGCCATTTCTTTCCCTGGTTTGAGTAGTGCCAGTCCCACACTTTGAGCACCAAACCAAATATTGCCTGCTTGATCTGGAAGAATTGCGAATATTTCATTGTGGTAAAAACCCATCCGTGTATTGAAATGTTCTAAAAGCTCCCCTTGGTGATTTATATGATAAACTCCATTTCCAGCAATAGAAACCCACAAATTACCGTCATTAGCTCTAGCGATATACCTCACATGATGAGAAAGTCCTACATCTACAGGGCTCAGCTTTATATCTTTAAATTCCTTTTTTGCAATGTCGTATCTGATGAGGCCTCTGGTACGTGTGCCTAGCCATACTGTACCTTGCTCTTCGAAAATCCGAGTGATTTGAAATTTTTTAGTTTCTTCGATCATTTCGAAAATCAAACTGTCTTGCTCTGGTCGGTTAAATACTTTGACCAACCCCTTATCAGTACCTAAGTAGTACAAGTCTTCGTTCACATAATGAATATCATTTACACCCTCTATATCACTCGATTTTTTCAATTCATAATGATGGAAAAAAGCCCGGTTCAATTGTATCAATCCATGGCCAAAGGTCCCGACCCAGATCTCATTTTCACGATCTACGTATAGGCTGCTTATTTGATTTCCAGGAAACCCGTGTACTTTGTCAAAGTAGGTCAACCGATGTGCATGACTGTCTTTAAGTTCTATTTCTACAAGCCCAGATGCTGCGGTTCCTACCCATAGCGTCTGAAGATGGTCGCGCGTGATCGACGTAATTCTCTTTTGCTCTAGACCTTCCACTGGGTTAAAAATTCCTTTGGTAGACGCCCCATGTTCTACGTAAAACAAACCCTCGTCAGTACCTACCCACAAAATCTCATCATCGTGAGGATCTTCATACAATGCATTTACCGTCTTGCCAAAGGATCCTACAACAAATCCAATCGGCGAAATTTCATCGTCTTCATTCCATTTCAGCATCAACAAGCCCTCATTTGTACCAATATAAAATCTATCATGATGCCTAATCAGGTCATAAGAAATTAGCTGTGACAACAACTCTATTTCGATGTGTTTAGTCTCTCCATTTTCGATTTTAACTAACCCTGAATTCTGAGTGAGCCCCCACAACGCTTGATCGTCATCTTGGTAAAATCGGTTAAGTTTACTTGAACCTGAGGCAGCTTCGGCACCTATCAATTTTCTATACTTTCCATGCTCAACAATACTGACACCTCCATTATAATAACCCAAGTACAAATGTTCATCTGGACCAACCACGCAAGCCGTAACCAAATCTCCAACCATGCTATCCATTTGGCTATAGTGTAGCATTTTTTTTCCATCAAACCGATAAAGCCCATCATCCGAACCTACCCACAAAAAGCCATCAAGGTCTTGTACAATACTATAAATGAAAATACCTTCAAAGTCTTGGTCTAATCCGTATTGTTTCACTGTAAAATCTCGAACACTCGCATGTAGACTCATACCCACGATGCCTTGCAAAAACCCTATTAAGATCCACATTTTCATCTTACTCATCATTACTTGGCAGACTCCGTTTTGTACTTCACATTTACTTTGTACTTAAACTTAGGAGGGCCTCCTATAGGAGAAGAAAAAAAAGCAACTGCTTCAGCATACTGATTAGTCAGAAAACAAACCATATCATTTCGAGACGTTTTATTTTTCACGATTTGTAAATCCATAGAAGTATTTCGCTCCCCTTCTTCTATATAGTGCTTACTCGTTCCCCAAGTATTATTCCCCGAAACTTCTGCCTTATGGCGATTTTTTGTAACAGAGTACAGAAGAACAGTACCTTCCTTATCAAAATCAAAATTGTGTTGTGTGAGGCTAATCATATCTTTGTCTATAAAAGGATACAAGTGCGCCACAGAATGAATGGCCTCTGGTAGTCTAAATGAATATTCGTAAGTGAAAGCATTGGCTCCTTCTACTTCGCGATTTACATCGGGCTGAGTACTCAAAAAATACTTGTATAAATTCCCATCGTCTCCTAAAAGACCCTCGGCTATGATTTTGAATACATGCCCATTTACCTCTTCGGATTTCTCTCCTTCTTGAGGGTTGAATGGGCCAAATGAATACCACCTATTGTCATACTTGGGTTCATTAGAAAAAGTCTTTGAAGCCAGTAAATGTCCACTGCGATAATTTCCCACGGGATCCGTTTTTCTACTGTCTGGTTCGCTATGAGTACCAGCTCCACTGTAGACCGAAAAATTGGTTCTGGTATTCCATTCTCCATTTCGTTCATCGATATTACTACCCGTACTAGGATCAAATACTCTTATGTATATAGGCTTAGTAAATGACGAAGGGATGACGAAGAAAAACACCTGACTATTGTCGTCATCTCCCCAAGCGGTGTGGCTCTCTGTACCAAAAGTGACTAAGTAGTCTATTTGTTCGAAACTACTTGGCACCATTTGAGCACCTACTTGAACGGCACTCAACAACACAAATACTGAGCTCATCAAAATTCGGTTTTTAAATCTCATCATCTTGAATTGAAAGAGTTGTGGTTTGCACCAGATTTATGGTATCATTCTGATGTATCACTTGAGCTAAAAGTCTGACAGAATAGCTTCCTGCCCGAGGATATTTATGTATTACCTCTTTGCCTACATCGTATGTGCCATCACCATAATCCCAAAAAAAATCACTTTGACCTGAAGTACTTGGACAGGAAAGTATTGAGGAAGCCGTAATTGACTTGTCTACATCTTTGCTGATGTCAATCGAGAGATGATAATTCTCTGTCACCTCGACCTGACATGTCCATTCCTTTTGAAACAAAGCATTAATTTGGGGGTCTATAACAGATAGGACCACTTCGTAGGTACCCAGATAACTATAACAATGATTAACTTTCACACCATATTTGAGAATCCCTTCTCCAAATGTCCACTGATAAACAAGGTCTTTTCTGTCCTCCTGAACAGACCCTGTAGCATCGAGCTCCACACAATTGTTGATCAGGTAGACAGAGTCATAATCCGCTGTTTGAGCTACAGTATAACTCGATATCATAAAATGGAGAATGAATGCGATCAAATACTTCATGAGTGCTTCTTTTATTCACCCAAATGAAGCTAATCTTTTGATCCATATGAGTTTTACTCGATAGAATCAGAGAAAAACCCGTTCACTAGTCGTTTTTAAACTTCGAAAGAGGTCTTATGACTTTCGGAGCCAAATGGTTCAACTTTTTAGTTCGCTATTTTATATCCTTACATCCTTCTTTATTGATTACGTCTAATCAAAAAACCATCGGAGCCAGATAAGTAGCAAACAACCAAATCAGTACAATAGACACTAGGTTCATCCAAAAGCCTGTCTGCATCATTTGCTTGATCTTGATTTTTCCTGAACTAAAAACAACAGCATTAGGAGGAGTGGCCACTGGCAACATAAATGCACAAGAAGCAGCTAGTACAGCACCAGACATCAAAACTATAGGAGACACACCCAGCGAAATGCTCAATGTGATCAATAAAGGCAGCAACATACTCGCGGTTGCGGTATTGGAAGTCATCTCCGTGAGAAAATTAGTACTCGTAATCACAATCAAAACGATCATAATAAATGGCAGAAAATCCAATTGATCAAACCCTCCAGCCAGCCATTGGGTAAGGTCTGTCATAGAAAAGCCTTTGGCTATGGCCAATCCCCCTCCAAACATCAACAGCACTCCCCATGGCAAATGCTTCGCCGTGTTCCAATTCATCAGCTTGCCTTGTTTTTCTGAAGGAACGATAAACAGGACTATAGCGCCAAAAATGGCAATAAGCGTATCGTCTACTTGTGGTAAAAAAAGATTAATCAAAAACGATCTGGAAACCCACAGGAATGCGACCACCGAAAACACAACAGCCACCCTGACCTGATCTTTGGTCAAGGCTTTAGGTTTTTCTGGAATGACGAGGCTGGATATTTTCTCTCTAGACAAACCTTTAGTCAAATACCACCAACAAATTATTATCAATAACCAGGCACATGGAAAAGCAAACAACATCCAGCGTATAAATGGCACATCTATCCCAAGTGTATCTTTTAACACAGCTGCGAAAATAATATTGGGAGGAGTCCCGATCAGCGTAGCAAAACCACCAATAGAAGCTGAATAAGCCACACCTAATAACAACTTGGTACTGAAATCACCCCCACCTTTGCCAGTAGAAGAGAGGGATAATGCTATCGGCAGCATCATGATGGCAGTAGCTGTATTAGAGATCCACATAGAAAGAAAACCAGTAGCCACCATAAAACCTAAAATAACTTTGCGAGGGCTCGTGCCTATACTGTTGACTATAAAAAAGGCAATCACTCGATGTAATCCACATTTTTCTACCGCTA contains the following coding sequences:
- a CDS encoding SLC13 family permease; the encoded protein is MSLKKIFPLLAGPLAFLIVMVLDLHGLSYQGQVVLATTVWVGIWWMTEAVELEVTSLLPILLLSLGGAMKIGEVTAAYGQSYIFLFMGGFIIGLAVEKCGLHRVIAFFIVNSIGTSPRKVILGFMVATGFLSMWISNTATAIMMLPIALSLSSTGKGGGDFSTKLLLGVAYSASIGGFATLIGTPPNIIFAAVLKDTLGIDVPFIRWMLFAFPCAWLLIIICWWYLTKGLSREKISSLVIPEKPKALTKDQVRVAVVFSVVAFLWVSRSFLINLFLPQVDDTLIAIFGAIVLFIVPSEKQGKLMNWNTAKHLPWGVLLMFGGGLAIAKGFSMTDLTQWLAGGFDQLDFLPFIMIVLIVITSTNFLTEMTSNTATASMLLPLLITLSISLGVSPIVLMSGAVLAASCAFMLPVATPPNAVVFSSGKIKIKQMMQTGFWMNLVSIVLIWLFATYLAPMVF
- a CDS encoding PKD domain-containing protein; the encoded protein is MKYLIAFILHFMISSYTVAQTADYDSVYLINNCVELDATGSVQEDRKDLVYQWTFGEGILKYGVKVNHCYSYLGTYEVVLSVIDPQINALFQKEWTCQVEVTENYHLSIDISKDVDKSITASSILSCPSTSGQSDFFWDYGDGTYDVGKEVIHKYPRAGSYSVRLLAQVIHQNDTINLVQTTTLSIQDDEI
- a CDS encoding ligand-binding sensor domain-containing protein codes for the protein MWILIGFLQGIVGMSLHASVRDFTVKQYGLDQDFEGIFIYSIVQDLDGFLWVGSDDGLYRFDGKKMLHYSQMDSMVGDLVTACVVGPDEHLYLGYYNGGVSIVEHGKYRKLIGAEAASGSSKLNRFYQDDDQALWGLTQNSGLVKIENGETKHIEIELLSQLISYDLIRHHDRFYIGTNEGLLMLKWNEDDEISPIGFVVGSFGKTVNALYEDPHDDEILWVGTDEGLFYVEHGASTKGIFNPVEGLEQKRITSITRDHLQTLWVGTAASGLVEIELKDSHAHRLTYFDKVHGFPGNQISSLYVDRENEIWVGTFGHGLIQLNRAFFHHYELKKSSDIEGVNDIHYVNEDLYYLGTDKGLVKVFNRPEQDSLIFEMIEETKKFQITRIFEEQGTVWLGTRTRGLIRYDIAKKEFKDIKLSPVDVGLSHHVRYIARANDGNLWVSIAGNGVYHINHQGELLEHFNTRMGFYHNEIFAILPDQAGNIWFGAQSVGLALLKPGKEMAFLTKDDVFPARDINSISQDQTGMIWIATSGSGLYSFNGNNFQRFDEETGLLSNFCNAVEVDSAGQVWVGHRKGLSLIQSSYGIVRRFNHPSELGETEAILNAVTKDAKGNIWFGNPYGVTKVILPHIQHRIEKRRTHIQDIRVFFERVDLLAHSKQAKLDDMLPNDLRFNYKENHLTFDFVSINLKKPEGIFYQYQLEGYDKQWSPITSVNMATFTNLDPGKYTFRIRESDHSQFWNDNYEEIDFVIDSPYWKKWWFYLLQISIMVALFSITYLISAKGQNLFVIRLMVYVSLFIVFEYIHTELEPYIESIVGETPIFQVCANLALALVLLPIELRMAKYLRNRESLRAKEKNS